In the Nicotiana tabacum cultivar K326 chromosome 16, ASM71507v2, whole genome shotgun sequence genome, one interval contains:
- the LOC107798418 gene encoding protein CYPRO4-like gives MGANHSREDLELSDSESESEYSSESRQREDDDEDNYYSDAKTTPSSIDSKQNPKTPSSLDDVEAKLKALKLKYNTPHAKANNPTGKNAVKLYQHVGFNTANSKWVVSDKVATYSFVKSGSGDESDDENEETEEKSFWALQIGSKIKAKVDENLQLKAFKDQRRVDFVANGVWAVKFFAEEEYNAFVDKYQSCLFENTYGYEANDENRVKVYGKDFIGWAKPEAADDSMWEDAGDSFKSPEKTPLRVNHDLREEFEEAAVNGGAIQSLALGALDNSFLISDSGIQVVRNYSHGLSGKGVYVNFDKERANTVAHSTPRKALLLRAETNMLLMSPVTDKKPHSKGLHQFDIETGKVVSEWKFEKDGTDISMRDITNDSKGAQMDPSGSTFLGLDDNRLCRWDMRDRHGMVQNLVNESTPVLNWTQGHQFSRGTNFQCFATTGDGSIVVGSLDGKIRLYSSSSMRMAKTAFPGLGSPITHVDVTYDGKWILGTTDTYLVLICTLFIDKNGSTKTGFAGRMGNKISAPRLLKLNPLDSHMAGANKFRNAQFSWVTENGKQERHLVATVGKFSVIWNFQQVKDSSHGCYQNQVGLKSCYCYKIVLRDDSIVESRFMHDKFAVTDSPEAPLVVATPLKVSSFSISSRRLQI, from the exons atgggtgCTAATCATAGCCGTGAAGATCTGGAGCTTTCCGACtctgaatccgaatccgaataCAGTTCGGAGTCTCGGCAAAGAGAAGACGACGATGAAGATAACTACTACTCTGACGCCAAAACGACGCCGTCTTCCATTGACAGTAAACAAAACCCCAAAACCCCATCCTCTTTAGACGACGTTGAAGCTAAGCTCAAAGCCCTAAAGCTCAAATACAACACTCCTCATGCTAAGGCCAACAATCCCACCGGTAAAAACGCCGTTAAACTTTACCAACACGTCGGATTCAACACCGCCAATTCGAAATGGGTCGTCTCCGATAAAGTTGCGACTTATTCGTTCGTCAAATCGGGTAGTGGTGATGAGTCTGATGATGAAAATGAAGAAACTGAGGAGAAAAGTTTTTGGGCTTTGCAAATTGGGTCCAAAATTAAGGCTAAGGTTGATGAGAATTTACAATTAAAGGCTTTTAAGGACCAAAGGAGAGTGGATTTTGTTGCAAATGGCGTTTGGGCTGTGAAATTCTTTGCTGAAGAAGAGTACAATGCATTTGTTGATAAATATCAGAGCTGTTTGTTTGAGAATACTTATGGGTATGAAGCAAATGATGAGAATAGAGTTAAGGTTTATGGTAAGGACTTTATCGGATGGGCGAAACCTGAAGCTGCAGATGATTCGATGTGGGAGGATGCAGGGGATAGTTTTAAGAGCCCCGAGAAGACGCCTTTGAGGGTTAACCATGACTTGCGGGAGGAGTTTGAGGAGGCGGCGGTTAATGGGGGAGCTATTCAGAGCTTAGCATTAGGTGCATTGGATAATAGTTTTCTTATTAGTGATTCAGGTATTCAGGTTGTGAGGAATTACAGTCATGGGTTAAGTGGAAAAGGCGTTTATGTGAATTTCGATAAGGAAAGGGCTAATACTGTAGCTCATTCGACTCCTAGGAAAGCTTTACTGTTAAGAGCTGAGACTAATATGCTTCTCATGAGTCCAGTGACCGATAAGAAGCCTCACTCTAAGGGCTTACATCAGTTTGATATCGAGACGGGGAAGGTTGTTAGCGAGTGGAAGTTTGAGAAAGATGGAACTGATATCTCAATGAGGGATATTACTAATGATAGCAAAGGAGCTCAGATGGATCCCTCGGGGTCGACTTTCTTAGGGTTAGATGATAACAGGTTGTGTAGGTGGGATATGCGTGATCGACATGGGATGGTTCAGAATCTTGTCAATGAAAGTACTCCTGTTTTGAATTGGACTCAAGGGCATCAGTTTTCGAGGGGAACTAACTTTCAGTGTTTTGCTACCACTGGTGATGGATCAATAGTTGTTGGTTCACTCGATGGAAAGATTAGATTGTACTCGAGCAGTTCAATGAGAATGGCTAAGACCGCTTTTCCGGGTCTTGGTTCTCCTATAACTCATGTGGATGTTACCTATGATGGGAAGTGGATATTGGGGACAACTGATACTTACTTGGTGTTGATATGCACCTTGTTTATTGACAAGAACGGAAGTACTAAGACAGGTTTTGCCGGTCGCATGGGGAATAAGATTTCCGCTCCAAGATTGTTGAAGCTAAACCCTCTTGATTCACATATGGCTGGAGCGAACAAGTTTCGCAATGCTCAATTTTCATGG GTCACTGAGAATGGGAAGCAGGAGCGCCACCTCGTTGCAACTGTTGGGAAGTTCAGTGTGATATGGAATTTTCAACAGGTGAAGGATAGTTCTCATGGGTGTTACCAGAATCAGGTGGGGTTGAAGAGCTGCTATTGTTACAAGATAGTTTTAAGAGATGACTCTATCGTAGAAAGTCGATTCATGCATGACAAATTTGCTGTAACTGACTCTCCTGAAGCACCCCTGGTGGTGGCAACACCCCTGAAAGTTAGCTCATTCAGCATCTCTAGTAGGAGATTACAAATTTGA
- the LOC107798417 gene encoding uncharacterized protein LOC107798417 → MARSLRFQAFLPLKFWGECVSTTVYLLNHLPVALLQGKSPFEKLFQKSNSSCSYGVFLNSEGIFSKRFFVSRDTVFKKEVFPFKHMTSASPSQYLAASPSQHSTDAVEPSSSSISTPLDLGQPILFSPNSPYISVGEPYVPSIALRKSSRTTKPPVWLADYVVPPAKFAYPISNYVAYDKLSSAYIASLAAFSAILEPKSFLETTRDPKRVEAMKAEITTLEENNTWFIIPLPSGKIPICCKWVFKVKYKSSGKVEKYKYRLVAKGYSQQEGLDYT, encoded by the exons ATGGCTAGATCACTCAGGTTCCAAGCCTTCTTACCCCTCAAGTTTTGGGGAGAATGTGTCTCTACAACAGTTTATCTTCTCAATCATTTGCCTGTTGCATTGCTACAAGGCAAATCTCCTTTTGAGAAGCTATTTCAAAAG AGCAATTCCAGTTGTTCATATGGGGTATTCCTCAACTCAGAAGGGATATTTTCAAAAAGGTTCTTTGTTAGCAGGGATACAGTGTTCAAAAAAGAAGTGTTCCCTTTTAAGCATATGACTTCTG CCTCACCTAGCCAGTATCTTGCGGCCTCACCTAGCCAGCACTCTACTGATGCAGTTgaaccttcttcttcttccatatCAACTCCTCTAGATCTTGGCCAACCTATTCTATTCTCACCAAACTCTCCTTATATCTCAGTTGGTGAACCTTATGTTCCTTCTATAGCACTCAGAAAATCATCAAGGACTACCAAACCACCTGTGTGGCTAGCTGATTATGTGGTTCCACCAGCTAAATTTGCATATCCTATATCAAACTATGTGGCCTATGATAAGCTGTCCTCTGCCTATATAGCTTCTCTTGCTGCATTTTCAGCTATTTTGGAACCCAAATCCTTCTTAGAAACCACTAGGGATCCTAAGCGGGTTGAGGCTATGAAAGCTGAAATCACAACTCTTGAAGAAAACAACACTTGGTTTATTATTCCTCTCCCTTCTGGAAAGATTCCTATATGTTGTAAGTGGGTGTTTAAAGTCAAATACAAGTCATCTGGTAAAGTGGAGAAGTATAAGTACAGGTTGGTGGCCAAAGGTTACAGTCAACAAGAAGGATTGGACTACACATAA